The Streptomyces sp. NBC_01775 genome includes a region encoding these proteins:
- the yhfZ gene encoding GntR family transcriptional regulator YhfZ, with product MNGFDERFLTRNGLAARRLAALLLGHEPDTRLPRARDLAEQLKCGNGTIQAALRLLEESGAIETAARGHLGTFLVRSDRSVLWRLSGLGTLLAAMPLPYSRRYEGLATGLRAVFDEAGTPFAVTFMRGAGARTTALLEGKADLVVLSRFAADRLVEEHEGALSLVVDLGPATYVGAHGFLLREGASLQAEGLRVAVDHASEDQRMLAERAFAGRDIEWVECSYMQLGELFAQDRIDVTVWNLDEVQGSHGMNVDVLPLGDEITRDLSLRNSSAAVIGRAESETALNAVRDAVDPARVTALQTEVLRGDRMPSY from the coding sequence GTGAACGGTTTCGACGAGCGCTTCCTGACCCGCAACGGACTGGCGGCCCGCCGGCTCGCGGCCCTCCTGCTGGGCCACGAGCCGGACACCCGCCTGCCCCGGGCCCGCGACCTCGCCGAGCAGTTGAAGTGCGGCAACGGCACCATCCAGGCGGCGCTACGCCTGCTGGAGGAGTCCGGCGCCATCGAGACGGCGGCACGCGGCCACCTCGGCACCTTCCTCGTCCGCTCGGACCGCTCCGTGCTGTGGCGGCTGTCGGGTCTGGGCACCTTGCTCGCCGCGATGCCGCTGCCCTACTCCCGCCGCTACGAGGGCCTCGCCACCGGATTGCGGGCCGTCTTCGACGAGGCGGGCACGCCCTTCGCCGTGACGTTCATGCGCGGCGCCGGTGCCCGGACCACGGCGCTGCTGGAGGGCAAGGCCGACCTCGTCGTCCTCTCCCGCTTCGCCGCCGACCGGCTCGTCGAGGAGCACGAGGGCGCGCTGTCGCTGGTGGTGGACCTCGGTCCCGCCACCTACGTCGGAGCCCACGGCTTCCTGCTGCGCGAGGGCGCCTCGCTCCAGGCGGAGGGGCTGCGCGTGGCGGTCGACCACGCCTCGGAGGACCAGCGGATGCTCGCCGAGCGGGCGTTCGCCGGGCGCGACATCGAGTGGGTCGAGTGCTCGTACATGCAGCTGGGCGAACTGTTCGCGCAGGACCGCATCGACGTCACCGTCTGGAACCTCGACGAGGTGCAGGGCAGCCACGGCATGAACGTGGACGTGCTGCCGCTGGGCGACGAGATAACGCGGGACCTGTCCCTGCGGAATTCCAGCGCGGCGGTCATCGGCAGGGCCGAGAGCGAGACGGCGCTGAACGCCGTCCGCGACGCGGTCGACCCCGCCCGGGTGACAGCGCTCCAGACCGAAGTGCTCCGAGGTGACCGGATGCCCTCGTACTGA
- a CDS encoding PRD domain-containing protein, which yields MDDQLALRIQLFREGGQVRPEAVDFVAAELTALADEGRPVTEKTAGMLTSHLMMALTRLLDGEPVEAFLTDEQVAAELDGHPEAVARARRTAARASAELGADLPTSEINFLAMHLAVLARRVTG from the coding sequence ATGGACGACCAGCTGGCGCTCCGTATCCAGCTCTTCCGTGAGGGGGGTCAAGTCCGGCCCGAGGCCGTCGACTTCGTCGCGGCCGAGCTGACCGCGCTCGCCGACGAGGGGCGGCCGGTCACCGAGAAGACGGCCGGGATGCTCACCAGCCATCTGATGATGGCCCTGACCCGGCTGCTCGACGGCGAGCCCGTCGAAGCGTTCCTCACCGACGAGCAGGTGGCGGCCGAGCTGGACGGCCACCCCGAGGCCGTCGCCCGCGCGCGGCGCACCGCGGCCCGCGCCAGCGCCGAACTGGGCGCGGACCTGCCCACATCCGAGATCAACTTCCTGGCGATGCACCTGGCCGTCCTCGCCCGGCGCGTCACCGGCTGA
- a CDS encoding DUF2620 domain-containing protein encodes MTKILTGGVGKTEVAHTVTALGLDGVQVAVSSDMDAAMKLRAGQADYYLGTCHTGAGASLGVLVGLMGQPACHTFGRSVPSGDDIAALLADGKKVFGFAMDQIDTVAPLIARAIAARGA; translated from the coding sequence ATGACGAAGATCCTCACCGGCGGAGTCGGCAAGACCGAGGTCGCCCATACCGTCACCGCGCTCGGTCTCGACGGCGTACAGGTCGCCGTATCCAGCGACATGGACGCGGCGATGAAGCTGCGCGCCGGGCAGGCCGACTACTACCTGGGCACCTGCCACACCGGAGCGGGCGCCTCCCTCGGCGTCCTGGTGGGTCTCATGGGGCAGCCCGCCTGCCACACCTTCGGCCGGAGCGTCCCGTCCGGGGACGACATCGCGGCCCTTCTCGCCGACGGCAAGAAGGTCTTCGGGTTCGCCATGGACCAGATCGACACCGTCGCCCCGCTGATCGCCCGCGCCATCGCCGCGCGCGGCGCCTGA
- a CDS encoding YhfT family protein, with product MSSTVIQLAAGVRLDFSLPQQLIVIGLCALTAFISHMALAVFNDGVRPFTLDFIQGRTTRTATTAVSFGLSAGFIFGLGAPMALSSGVLNPWLLFLPTDVLGLLSPKKWLAPILGAGWGAVVVFGLGGANDLAHDLPVDFLTAMQQMSTPILFLFTLFPVLAITKQFGRVRGGIAGVVELALVVLTMKLWPNMFAGALAMAVGVLMLIGLAVSRDLKQRKADRAAAAEAGHADGAPDEADEADAEADDPMASLFSASAARLRRYLPLFMVLGAGVCLLAQTHIFGGGEATSFLIAKGQYSEAAQVDFYRVFGFLPLIATTALASGAYGIAGFTLVYPLGYLMPNPVLALLVGAVVFALEVLALSCIGKFLGKLPSVRDSSEHLRSAISESLQLAILFGSLMAANAMGAGLGILVVGGLYLLNEAMGRPVVRMAAAPAAVIVGGILLNALYWLDLFTPVKG from the coding sequence ATGAGCAGCACCGTGATCCAGCTGGCGGCCGGAGTCCGGCTCGACTTCTCGCTGCCCCAGCAGCTCATCGTCATCGGCCTGTGCGCGCTGACCGCGTTCATCTCGCACATGGCCCTGGCCGTCTTCAACGACGGCGTGCGCCCCTTCACGCTGGACTTCATCCAGGGGCGGACCACCCGCACGGCCACCACGGCGGTCTCCTTCGGACTGTCCGCCGGCTTCATCTTCGGGCTGGGCGCGCCGATGGCGCTCTCCTCCGGCGTCCTGAACCCGTGGCTGCTCTTCCTCCCCACCGACGTCCTGGGCCTCCTGTCGCCCAAGAAGTGGCTCGCGCCGATCCTGGGCGCCGGGTGGGGCGCGGTGGTCGTCTTCGGGCTGGGCGGCGCCAACGACCTGGCGCACGACCTGCCGGTGGACTTCCTGACGGCGATGCAGCAGATGTCCACGCCGATCCTGTTCCTGTTCACGCTGTTTCCGGTGCTCGCCATCACCAAGCAGTTCGGGCGCGTGCGGGGCGGGATCGCGGGCGTCGTCGAACTGGCCCTCGTCGTACTGACGATGAAGCTGTGGCCGAACATGTTCGCGGGCGCGCTGGCCATGGCCGTCGGCGTCCTGATGCTGATCGGCCTGGCCGTCTCCCGTGACCTCAAGCAGCGCAAGGCCGACCGCGCGGCGGCGGCCGAGGCGGGCCACGCGGACGGTGCCCCGGACGAGGCGGACGAGGCGGACGCCGAGGCGGACGACCCGATGGCCTCGCTCTTCAGCGCCAGCGCTGCCCGGCTGCGCCGCTACCTGCCGCTGTTCATGGTGCTCGGCGCGGGCGTCTGTCTCCTGGCGCAGACGCACATATTCGGCGGCGGTGAGGCCACCAGCTTCCTCATAGCGAAGGGGCAGTATTCGGAGGCGGCCCAGGTCGACTTCTACCGGGTGTTCGGCTTCCTCCCGCTGATCGCGACCACCGCCCTGGCCTCGGGCGCCTACGGCATCGCGGGCTTCACGCTCGTCTACCCCCTCGGCTATCTGATGCCGAACCCGGTGCTCGCCCTGCTGGTGGGGGCCGTGGTCTTCGCGCTGGAGGTCCTGGCGCTCTCCTGCATCGGCAAGTTCCTCGGCAAGCTGCCGAGCGTGCGCGACTCCTCCGAACACCTGCGCAGCGCGATCTCCGAGAGCCTCCAGCTGGCCATCCTGTTCGGCTCGCTGATGGCCGCCAACGCGATGGGCGCGGGCCTCGGCATCCTCGTCGTCGGCGGGCTCTACCTGCTCAACGAGGCCATGGGACGGCCCGTCGTCCGGATGGCGGCGGCCCCGGCCGCGGTGATCGTCGGCGGCATCCTGCTCAACGCCTTGTACTGGCTCGACCTGTTCACCCCCGTCAAGGGCTGA
- a CDS encoding phosphotriesterase family protein gives MSTPYVSETGLHASDNEPHAPGTGLHASGTEPHAPEAGLHAPEAGLHVRTVTGPLACASVRGPVLAHEHLVLDLDLKGDGAAVLDADRHGASVGAELTALREEFGLSLVVELTCRGMGRDPRALARMSRETGVAVVAATGWYYEPFHPAELTHATVEQLTATLVAETGGGGHTGIEGTGMDGTGIRPGVIGEVGSHGEVPSEPEARSLRAAARAARTTGLSVATHAQLGRGGPAQLDVLTGEGLPPHRVSVGHQDLLDDPAVHRELAAAGAYVAFDTVGKDGYQSDETRLRLLLALLEAGHADRILLSCDISRHGYLRTEGGQGYGHLFRSFLPAARAVGVDDDLIDLMTRRNPLRFLTGASPEEI, from the coding sequence ATGAGCACCCCCTACGTCTCCGAAACCGGACTCCACGCGTCCGACAACGAACCGCACGCCCCGGGGACCGGCCTCCACGCGTCCGGAACCGAACCGCACGCCCCGGAGGCCGGACTCCACGCCCCGGAGGCCGGACTCCACGTGCGCACCGTCACCGGGCCGCTGGCCTGCGCCTCCGTGCGCGGCCCGGTGCTCGCCCACGAGCACCTGGTCCTCGACCTGGACCTCAAGGGTGACGGCGCCGCCGTCCTGGACGCGGACCGGCACGGGGCGTCGGTCGGCGCCGAACTCACCGCGCTGCGCGAGGAGTTCGGCCTCTCCCTCGTCGTCGAGCTGACCTGCCGGGGGATGGGCCGCGATCCGCGCGCTCTCGCCCGGATGTCGCGCGAGACGGGCGTCGCCGTCGTCGCCGCCACGGGCTGGTACTACGAGCCCTTCCACCCGGCGGAGCTGACTCACGCCACTGTCGAGCAGCTCACCGCCACCCTCGTCGCGGAGACGGGTGGGGGCGGGCACACCGGCATAGAGGGCACCGGCATGGACGGCACCGGCATTCGGCCCGGTGTCATCGGCGAGGTCGGCAGCCACGGGGAGGTGCCGAGCGAGCCGGAGGCCAGGTCGCTGCGGGCCGCGGCGCGGGCGGCCCGCACCACCGGCCTCTCGGTGGCCACCCACGCGCAGCTCGGACGCGGCGGCCCGGCCCAGCTCGATGTGCTGACCGGCGAGGGGCTGCCCCCGCACCGCGTCAGCGTCGGACACCAGGACCTCCTCGACGACCCCGCCGTGCACCGGGAACTCGCGGCTGCGGGCGCCTATGTCGCCTTCGACACCGTCGGTAAGGACGGCTACCAGAGCGACGAGACACGCCTGCGGCTGCTGCTGGCCCTCCTGGAGGCCGGGCACGCCGACCGGATCCTGCTCAGTTGTGACATCTCACGCCACGGCTACCTGCGTACCGAGGGCGGCCAGGGCTACGGGCACCTGTTCCGCTCGTTCCTGCCCGCCGCGCGGGCCGTGGGCGTGGACGACGACCTCATCGACCTGATGACCCGGCGCAACCCGCTGCGCTTCCTGACCGGCGCGAGCCCGGAGGAGATCTGA
- a CDS encoding alanine racemase, which yields MFLDSLLARNPGLAEAAADLHRRGEIPPDTYVMDLDAVAANAALLAAEAERLGLGLWFVVKQFGRNPELIEAVSRAIPAYAAIDADEARTLHAAGARAGNLGHLVQIPHRALPELLALRPETVTVYDLDNARAVSEHALRLGFVQDVLVRLEGAEGAVYPGQEGGVPLRGLDAFAEAAERLEGVRLAGVTAFPCVLCDPATGVPAPTPNFDIALKGRDVLAARGHSGLKLSAPSATSVATLPLLARLGATHGEPGHALTGTTPLHALDPTQPEKPAQPEKPAYVYVTEVAHTLADGRPALFGGGFYPRSHLKSALLPRTGARLAVRGAPAENIDYYRLLEAPDPDPGGSGSGSGFGSGSGVRAGDTALLAFRTQVFVTRSTVAVVAGLAAGAPRLTGLYDARGRAL from the coding sequence GTGTTCCTCGACAGCCTGCTCGCCCGCAACCCGGGGCTCGCCGAAGCCGCGGCCGACCTCCACCGGCGCGGTGAGATTCCGCCCGACACGTACGTCATGGACCTCGACGCCGTGGCCGCGAACGCAGCCCTCCTGGCCGCCGAGGCCGAACGGCTCGGACTCGGCCTGTGGTTCGTCGTCAAGCAGTTCGGACGCAACCCCGAACTGATCGAGGCCGTCTCCCGCGCGATCCCCGCCTACGCCGCCATCGACGCGGACGAGGCCCGCACCCTGCACGCCGCCGGCGCCCGCGCGGGCAACCTCGGCCACCTGGTGCAGATCCCGCACCGCGCGCTGCCCGAACTGCTGGCCCTGCGCCCGGAGACCGTCACGGTCTACGACCTGGACAACGCGCGCGCCGTCTCCGAACACGCGCTGCGCCTCGGCTTCGTCCAGGACGTCCTCGTACGGCTCGAAGGCGCCGAGGGCGCGGTCTACCCGGGTCAGGAAGGCGGGGTCCCGCTCCGGGGGCTCGACGCGTTCGCCGAGGCCGCCGAGCGGCTGGAGGGCGTACGGCTCGCCGGGGTCACCGCCTTCCCCTGCGTCCTGTGCGACCCGGCGACGGGCGTCCCCGCACCCACCCCGAACTTCGACATCGCCCTCAAGGGACGCGACGTCCTCGCCGCGCGCGGGCACTCGGGCCTCAAGCTGAGCGCCCCCAGCGCCACCTCCGTGGCGACACTTCCCCTGCTGGCCCGGCTCGGCGCCACCCACGGCGAACCCGGCCACGCGCTGACCGGCACCACCCCGCTGCACGCGCTCGATCCCACACAGCCGGAGAAGCCCGCGCAGCCGGAGAAGCCCGCGTACGTGTACGTCACCGAGGTCGCCCACACGCTGGCCGACGGCCGGCCCGCGCTGTTCGGCGGCGGCTTCTACCCCCGCTCGCACCTCAAGTCCGCGCTGCTGCCCCGGACCGGCGCACGCCTGGCGGTGCGGGGCGCGCCCGCCGAGAACATCGACTACTACCGCCTCCTCGAAGCCCCGGACCCGGATCCCGGCGGCTCCGGCTCCGGCTCCGGCTTCGGCTCCGGCTCCGGAGTGCGTGCCGGAGACACGGCGCTGCTGGCCTTCCGCACCCAGGTCTTCGTGACGCGCTCGACCGTCGCCGTCGTCGCGGGCCTGGCGGCCGGAGCGCCGCGCCTCACCGGGCTCTACGACGCGCGGGGGCGGGCGCTGTGA
- a CDS encoding phosphopentomutase, whose amino-acid sequence MPDDSGGRTVIVVLDGFGTGAMPDAGALRPGDVTADTCGHVLDHAREEFGRPLRLPALGALGLGLVHPHPDLARRTQLPVAAGRAALGYPGADTFAGHQTLMGADFSRVTVARLGDHLEEVTRALREAGHCVELLDGKPLLAVDGGVLVHDNLEADPGINWNASGRLEDLTFDGILTIARTVRSLAPVARVIAVGGHADGPLSGFVRDGDGGTVGLDTPATGFYRNGGLQVRHLGASLDHTRQLPELAARAGIPVTLVGKAADILECESAVRRPAVPTADVLAHTLEAVRAPAVRGPAARAPGRALVVANVQESDLAGHQQDPTRYARILEQADAGLAALIALLDRPGDRLVVTGDHGNDPTIGHAYHTREYVPVLVHRPEATALELLPDAGSLADVGATAAASLGLDPTELANGTQLRRAPDAA is encoded by the coding sequence ATCCCCGACGACAGCGGCGGCAGGACCGTCATCGTCGTCCTCGACGGCTTCGGGACCGGCGCCATGCCGGACGCGGGGGCCCTGCGCCCCGGCGACGTGACGGCCGACACCTGCGGCCACGTACTCGACCACGCCCGCGAGGAGTTCGGCCGCCCGCTGCGGCTGCCCGCGCTCGGCGCGCTCGGGCTCGGCCTCGTCCACCCGCACCCCGACCTGGCCCGCCGGACCCAGCTGCCGGTGGCGGCGGGCCGCGCCGCGCTCGGCTACCCCGGCGCGGACACCTTCGCGGGCCACCAGACCCTGATGGGGGCCGACTTCAGCCGGGTGACGGTGGCACGGCTGGGCGACCACCTGGAGGAGGTCACCCGGGCGCTGCGCGAGGCCGGGCACTGTGTCGAACTCCTGGACGGCAAACCGCTGTTGGCCGTCGACGGCGGCGTACTCGTGCACGACAACCTGGAGGCCGACCCCGGCATCAACTGGAACGCCTCCGGCCGCCTGGAGGACCTCACCTTCGACGGCATCCTCACCATCGCCCGCACGGTACGCTCCCTCGCACCCGTCGCCCGCGTCATCGCGGTGGGCGGCCACGCGGACGGTCCGCTGAGCGGCTTCGTACGCGACGGCGACGGCGGCACGGTCGGCCTCGACACCCCGGCCACCGGCTTCTACCGCAACGGCGGCCTCCAGGTGCGGCACCTGGGCGCGAGCCTGGACCACACCCGCCAGCTCCCCGAACTCGCCGCGCGTGCCGGGATCCCGGTGACGCTCGTCGGCAAGGCCGCCGACATCCTGGAGTGCGAGTCCGCCGTACGCCGCCCGGCCGTGCCCACGGCCGACGTGCTCGCGCACACCCTGGAGGCCGTCCGCGCACCGGCCGTCCGCGGGCCGGCCGCCCGCGCTCCGGGCCGTGCGCTCGTCGTGGCCAACGTGCAGGAGAGCGACCTGGCGGGCCACCAGCAGGACCCCACGCGCTACGCCCGGATCCTGGAGCAGGCCGACGCGGGCCTGGCCGCGCTGATCGCGCTGCTCGACCGGCCCGGCGACCGCCTCGTGGTCACCGGCGACCACGGCAACGACCCGACGATCGGCCACGCGTACCACACCCGCGAGTACGTCCCCGTCCTCGTCCACCGCCCCGAGGCCACCGCGCTCGAACTCCTGCCGGACGCGGGCAGCCTCGCGGACGTGGGCGCCACGGCCGCCGCTTCCCTGGGCCTCGACCCCACGGAACTGGCCAACGGAACCCAGCTGCGCCGCGCACCCGACGCGGCCTGA
- a CDS encoding deoxyxylulose-5-phosphate synthase has translation MPGIRSTHFVCPPCRTALKRPVGQPGPPPPCAHCGHPMTDAGPQLAVPPRRDADGWAALAAVLEAGLRFPAIGCEADGPGYRPRTMREVEERRTAAHRTGRPVAEMLATRDPWDEDGPAHAPA, from the coding sequence ATGCCCGGCATCCGCTCCACCCACTTCGTGTGCCCGCCCTGCCGCACGGCGCTGAAACGCCCGGTGGGACAGCCGGGCCCGCCTCCGCCGTGTGCCCACTGCGGCCATCCCATGACCGACGCCGGCCCTCAACTCGCCGTACCACCACGGCGCGACGCCGACGGCTGGGCCGCCCTCGCCGCCGTCCTCGAAGCGGGCCTGCGCTTCCCCGCGATCGGCTGCGAGGCCGACGGCCCCGGCTACCGCCCCCGCACCATGCGCGAGGTCGAGGAACGCCGCACAGCGGCCCACCGGACCGGCCGCCCCGTGGCCGAAATGCTGGCGACCCGGGACCCGTGGGACGAGGACGGGCCCGCCCACGCTCCTGCCTGA
- a CDS encoding SUKH-4 family immunity protein: MTRAVLTVPREALTPAITHAPTRRRLTGAGAVADAGASDSAGAGLPTGTGLMLFPHLAESRVVTVAHVVDEKDDAAELDPGIARLLAIGHLFTGSEAAHEILLDGDTGRVFTLEMSAPRHAEAFPLAPSLDALARFLTAVSELDALCGRFAPLAGRTGADVAAEASALLLAVVTGEEWGTDGWSVAGDPASWDTAVPMFWRITALFRPLSLIAAPGRGLRLELPKELLEEEFGPEGLVRADPSRIPDALEHGPTRRFLAEAGLPGECGLFWPCGPEDLLLTVSEDRERSRRDPRLRHLYDGTDQLPADAGHLLVLGGLANDLTVVLDGRTGEVRHMTYDGDTTTQLNADISTLAFTLWLYSREQALAERHNLTGDTGEFYYQLATTMLHTLATVDPVACTPVTGPDDFRCWPELFHDAAGGVL; encoded by the coding sequence ATGACGCGAGCGGTTCTCACAGTGCCGCGGGAGGCACTGACACCGGCGATCACGCACGCGCCGACGCGGCGCCGGCTGACGGGCGCGGGGGCCGTCGCCGATGCGGGCGCCAGCGACAGTGCGGGTGCCGGGTTGCCCACCGGCACGGGTCTGATGCTGTTCCCGCACCTGGCCGAGTCCCGGGTGGTGACGGTGGCGCACGTGGTCGACGAGAAGGACGACGCGGCCGAGCTCGACCCCGGCATCGCGCGTCTGCTGGCCATCGGCCACCTGTTCACCGGCAGCGAGGCCGCGCACGAGATCCTGCTCGACGGGGACACCGGACGGGTCTTCACCCTGGAAATGAGCGCCCCCCGGCACGCCGAGGCGTTCCCGCTCGCTCCGTCCCTGGACGCACTGGCCCGCTTTTTGACGGCGGTGAGCGAACTCGACGCCCTGTGCGGCCGGTTCGCTCCGCTGGCGGGGCGCACCGGTGCCGACGTGGCCGCCGAGGCGTCGGCTCTCCTGTTGGCCGTCGTCACCGGCGAGGAGTGGGGCACGGACGGCTGGAGCGTGGCGGGTGACCCGGCCAGCTGGGACACGGCGGTCCCCATGTTCTGGCGCATCACGGCGCTGTTCCGTCCCCTGTCCCTGATCGCCGCGCCGGGCCGGGGCCTGCGGCTGGAGCTGCCGAAGGAGCTGCTGGAGGAGGAGTTCGGCCCCGAGGGGCTCGTCCGGGCGGACCCGTCGCGCATACCCGACGCGCTGGAGCACGGGCCGACCCGCCGGTTTCTGGCCGAGGCCGGACTCCCCGGTGAATGCGGGCTGTTCTGGCCGTGCGGGCCGGAGGATCTGCTGCTGACCGTGTCCGAGGACCGTGAGCGCTCCCGCCGGGATCCGAGGCTCCGGCACCTGTACGACGGCACCGACCAACTCCCGGCCGACGCCGGGCACCTGCTCGTCCTCGGCGGGTTGGCCAATGACCTCACGGTCGTGCTCGACGGCCGCACCGGCGAGGTCCGTCACATGACCTACGACGGCGACACGACGACACAGCTGAACGCCGACATCTCCACGCTGGCCTTCACTCTGTGGCTGTACAGCCGCGAGCAGGCGCTTGCGGAACGGCACAATCTGACCGGCGACACCGGCGAGTTCTACTACCAGCTCGCCACCACGATGCTCCATACCCTGGCCACCGTCGACCCCGTCGCCTGCACCCCTGTCACGGGCCCCGACGACTTCCGCTGCTGGCCGGAGCTGTTCCACGATGCGGCGGGGGGCGTGCTGTAG
- a CDS encoding endo alpha-1,4 polygalactosaminidase has translation MSQHRFKSRRFISLTVAAAAGAGLLVTGAFNAGAVNTGGSKADAAKAEISLPPKNGGFDYQIGGAYTPPEGVDIVSRDHTAKPADKLYNICYVNAFQTQPGAEGEWEDDLLLRDDNGDVVYDGKWKEAVLDTRTDDKRKRIAEKVNGWIDDCASKGFQAVEPDNLDTYDRFDQLDAEGAKALSKRLADHAHSKGLAIAQKNTSELAEARDELGTDFAVAEECGHWEECGSYAEAYDDRVVVIEYGAEGMERACSGWKDRLSIVKRDENVTPEGDPEHVRETC, from the coding sequence GTGAGCCAACATCGTTTCAAGTCCCGCAGATTCATCTCCCTCACCGTGGCAGCCGCCGCCGGTGCGGGTCTCCTTGTCACCGGAGCGTTCAACGCCGGAGCGGTCAACACCGGTGGCAGCAAGGCCGATGCCGCGAAGGCGGAGATCTCCCTGCCGCCGAAGAACGGCGGCTTCGACTACCAGATCGGCGGCGCGTACACGCCGCCGGAGGGCGTCGACATCGTCTCCCGCGACCACACCGCGAAGCCGGCCGACAAGCTGTACAACATCTGCTACGTCAACGCTTTCCAGACTCAGCCGGGCGCCGAGGGTGAGTGGGAGGACGACCTGCTCCTGCGGGACGACAACGGTGACGTCGTCTACGACGGCAAGTGGAAGGAGGCCGTGCTCGACACCCGGACCGACGACAAGCGCAAGCGGATCGCCGAGAAGGTGAACGGCTGGATCGACGACTGCGCCTCGAAGGGCTTCCAGGCCGTCGAGCCGGACAACCTCGACACCTACGACCGGTTCGACCAGCTGGACGCGGAGGGCGCCAAGGCGCTCTCCAAGCGACTGGCCGATCACGCCCACTCCAAGGGCCTGGCCATCGCCCAGAAGAACACCTCCGAGCTGGCCGAAGCCCGCGATGAGCTGGGCACGGACTTCGCCGTCGCCGAGGAGTGCGGCCATTGGGAAGAGTGCGGAAGCTACGCCGAGGCGTACGACGACCGCGTCGTGGTGATCGAGTACGGGGCTGAAGGCATGGAGCGCGCCTGCTCCGGCTGGAAGGACCGGCTGAGCATCGTCAAGCGCGATGAGAACGTGACGCCCGAGGGCGACCCGGAACACGTACGGGAAACCTGCTGA
- a CDS encoding DUF4232 domain-containing protein, translating into MARHEGMTNGQYERGITEAGTAGAGAGQVRTAPSRFGRPARVAAAAVAVLAASALLTGCGDKDKAASGPQKVGGDAVPAGSSSHNKPQGESEDSDSTSGGSNTTGAGPSKTPASGGSASSGGSAATGGTADGGYGSGAPSTCTADDLKASIGPNHPGAGQENFALVFTNKSGQSCSVRGFPGFAFINSEGEQVSVDPQRDGSGAQTIRLTPGMSASAPLSFSNPQATGAVTVVPAAALLTPPDQRASIRVDWTGGPVSATGKASVPKIGTLSPGAGG; encoded by the coding sequence ATGGCACGGCACGAGGGCATGACGAACGGGCAGTACGAGCGGGGGATCACCGAGGCGGGGACTGCCGGGGCGGGTGCCGGGCAGGTCCGTACGGCGCCCAGCCGGTTCGGCCGTCCGGCGCGGGTCGCGGCGGCGGCCGTCGCGGTGCTGGCCGCGAGCGCTCTGCTGACCGGGTGCGGCGACAAGGACAAGGCCGCCTCCGGACCTCAGAAGGTCGGCGGCGACGCGGTCCCCGCGGGCTCCTCCTCGCACAACAAGCCGCAGGGCGAGAGCGAGGACAGCGACAGCACGAGCGGCGGATCGAACACGACCGGGGCCGGCCCCTCCAAGACCCCGGCCTCCGGCGGTTCCGCGTCGTCCGGCGGCAGCGCGGCCACCGGCGGTACGGCCGACGGGGGGTACGGCTCCGGCGCGCCGAGCACCTGCACCGCCGACGACCTGAAGGCGTCGATCGGCCCCAACCACCCGGGCGCGGGCCAGGAGAACTTCGCCCTCGTCTTCACCAACAAGTCCGGCCAAAGCTGCTCCGTCCGCGGCTTCCCGGGCTTCGCCTTCATCAACAGCGAGGGCGAGCAGGTCTCCGTCGACCCCCAGCGCGACGGCAGCGGCGCGCAGACCATCCGGCTCACCCCCGGGATGAGCGCTTCGGCGCCGCTGTCGTTCAGCAACCCGCAGGCGACCGGAGCGGTAACCGTCGTCCCGGCCGCTGCCCTGCTCACCCCGCCCGACCAGCGTGCCTCCATCCGGGTCGACTGGACCGGCGGCCCGGTCAGCGCCACCGGCAAGGCGTCCGTCCCGAAGATCGGCACCCTCTCCCCGGGCGCCGGCGGCTGA